From a region of the Geothrix sp. 21YS21S-2 genome:
- a CDS encoding glycerate kinase has protein sequence MRIVVAPDSYKGSVSAIGVADAIERGILAVFPEAEVRKVPIADGGEGTVEALVSATRGRFFRTQVPGPLGEPVTATWGVLGDGVTAVIEMAAASGLPLVPRDRRDPRVTSTAGTGHLIKAALDAGLDKLVIGIGGSATNDGGTGMARALGVRFLDAEGRPLPEGGGALARLKTIDLSGLDPRLATASILVACDVDNPLCGPRGASAIYGPQKGAGPEAVQELDHALGVLARVAAAATGRDVALRPGAGAAGGLGAGLMWFTPALLRPGVEIVLEATGFEDLVKGAALVITGEGRTDAQTAMGKAPVGVAAVARRHRVPVVCLSGGLIEGADDVLAHGIDAVASIVPAPMALEDCISQGAALLEAAAARVCRLVKVGMAIR, from the coding sequence ATGCGCATCGTCGTAGCGCCTGACTCCTACAAGGGAAGCGTCTCGGCCATCGGTGTCGCCGACGCCATCGAACGCGGCATCCTGGCCGTGTTCCCCGAAGCGGAAGTGCGGAAGGTCCCCATCGCCGACGGCGGTGAAGGCACGGTGGAGGCCCTCGTTTCGGCCACCCGGGGCCGGTTCTTCCGCACGCAGGTGCCGGGGCCCCTCGGCGAGCCGGTCACGGCCACCTGGGGGGTCCTGGGCGACGGTGTCACCGCCGTCATCGAAATGGCGGCCGCCTCAGGGCTGCCGCTGGTTCCCAGGGACCGGCGCGATCCCCGCGTCACCTCCACCGCGGGCACGGGCCACCTCATCAAGGCCGCCCTGGACGCGGGCCTGGACAAGCTCGTCATCGGCATCGGCGGCAGCGCCACCAACGACGGCGGCACGGGCATGGCCCGGGCCCTGGGCGTGAGGTTCCTGGACGCCGAGGGCCGCCCCCTCCCCGAAGGCGGGGGCGCCCTCGCGCGCCTGAAGACCATCGACCTCTCCGGCCTCGACCCCCGCCTGGCCACGGCCAGCATCCTCGTGGCCTGCGACGTGGACAACCCGCTCTGCGGCCCCCGCGGGGCCTCGGCCATCTACGGGCCGCAGAAGGGCGCCGGCCCCGAGGCGGTCCAGGAGCTCGACCACGCGCTCGGCGTCCTCGCCCGGGTCGCCGCCGCCGCCACCGGCCGCGACGTGGCCCTGCGCCCCGGCGCGGGCGCCGCGGGCGGCCTGGGAGCGGGCCTCATGTGGTTCACCCCCGCCCTGCTCCGCCCGGGCGTGGAGATCGTGCTGGAGGCCACGGGCTTCGAGGACCTGGTCAAGGGCGCCGCCCTGGTCATCACCGGCGAAGGCCGCACCGATGCCCAGACCGCGATGGGGAAGGCCCCCGTGGGCGTGGCCGCGGTGGCCAGGCGCCACCGGGTGCCGGTCGTATGTTTGTCTGGTGGCCTCATCGAGGGCGCCGACGACGTGCTGGCCCACGGCATCGATGCTGTTGCGAGCATCGTGCCGGCGCCCATGGCCCTGGAGGACTGCATCAGCCAGGGCGCCGCCCTGCTCGAGGCCGCCGCGGCCCGGGTCTGCAGGCTCGTGAAGGTGGGCATGGCCATTCGGTAG
- the larA gene encoding nickel-dependent lactate racemase yields the protein MKTVDLAYGRNGLKMAVPGDAHVIEPRHLEGLPDEEGAVRAALRNPIGTPPLKGMVKATDRVAIVISDITRPTPNHKLVPWLMSELSHVPRENFIIINGLGSHRANTRDELIQMLGREIVETVAIENHDAFDDARLVHVGRNTYGSEIWLNRTYVECDFRIVTGFIEPHFFAGFSGGPKGINPGIVGIKTILDFHNAEMIGHPNSTWGLIEGNILQDSATQNCLMAKPQFMLNVTLNGKKDITNVFAGDVIEAHRVGCDFVRESAMYAVDRPFDIVITTNSGYPLDQNLYQTVKGMSAAALIVRQGGAILSTSECCDGVPNHGNYAKILQMRDTPKELLEMIEDRSFSMFDQWQVQVQAIIQLKAECLLYSTLDDETVRKAKFTPIKDPEAALAALLEKFGPGARVAVLPYGPLTIPYVKVPVAVG from the coding sequence ATGAAGACGGTTGATCTCGCCTACGGCAGGAATGGCCTGAAGATGGCCGTCCCCGGCGACGCCCACGTCATCGAGCCCCGGCACCTCGAGGGCCTCCCGGACGAGGAGGGCGCGGTGCGCGCCGCCCTGCGCAACCCCATCGGCACCCCGCCCCTGAAGGGGATGGTCAAGGCCACCGACCGCGTGGCCATCGTCATCTCCGACATCACCCGCCCCACGCCCAACCACAAGCTGGTGCCCTGGCTCATGAGCGAGCTCTCCCACGTCCCCCGGGAGAACTTCATCATCATCAACGGCCTGGGCAGCCACCGCGCCAACACGCGCGACGAGCTCATCCAGATGCTGGGCCGGGAGATCGTGGAGACCGTGGCCATCGAGAACCACGACGCCTTCGACGACGCCAGGCTCGTCCACGTGGGCCGCAACACCTACGGCTCAGAGATCTGGCTGAACAGGACGTACGTCGAATGCGACTTCCGCATCGTCACGGGCTTCATCGAGCCGCACTTCTTCGCGGGCTTCTCGGGGGGCCCCAAGGGCATCAACCCCGGCATCGTGGGCATCAAGACCATCCTGGACTTCCACAACGCCGAGATGATCGGGCACCCCAACAGCACCTGGGGCCTCATCGAAGGCAACATCCTCCAGGACTCCGCCACCCAGAACTGCCTGATGGCCAAGCCCCAGTTCATGCTGAACGTGACGCTGAACGGGAAGAAGGACATCACCAACGTCTTCGCCGGCGACGTCATCGAGGCCCACCGCGTGGGCTGCGACTTCGTGCGGGAGTCGGCGATGTACGCCGTGGACCGGCCCTTCGACATCGTCATCACCACCAACTCCGGCTACCCGCTGGACCAGAACCTCTACCAGACCGTGAAGGGCATGAGCGCCGCCGCGCTCATCGTCAGGCAGGGCGGCGCCATCCTCAGCACCAGCGAGTGCTGCGACGGCGTCCCCAACCACGGCAACTACGCCAAGATCCTCCAGATGCGCGATACCCCCAAGGAACTGCTGGAGATGATCGAGGACCGCAGCTTCTCCATGTTCGACCAGTGGCAGGTGCAGGTGCAGGCCATCATCCAGCTGAAGGCGGAGTGCCTCCTGTACTCCACCCTGGACGACGAGACGGTCCGAAAGGCGAAGTTCACGCCCATCAAGGACCCCGAAGCGGCCCTGGCCGCGCTCCTGGAGAAGTTCGGTCCCGGGGCCAGGGTGGCGGTGCTGCCCTACGGCCCCCTGACCATCCCGTACGTCAAAGTCCCCGTGGCCGTAGGCTGA
- a CDS encoding DUF1893 domain-containing protein encodes MRPELGDSETLALYAGSEAVFTSGRHWLHPLFDLEGFLASSPVDPAGAVLLDRITGRAAAFLVARLGLRDLRTGLLSRRAIPVLEAHGITYQCRELVDKVACATEDLLADVRDPEAAWAVLQERRARALAKEAP; translated from the coding sequence GTGAGGCCTGAGCTGGGGGACAGCGAGACCCTGGCCCTCTACGCCGGGTCCGAGGCCGTCTTCACCAGCGGGAGGCACTGGCTGCATCCCCTCTTCGACCTGGAGGGCTTCCTGGCCTCCAGCCCCGTCGATCCTGCCGGTGCGGTCCTGCTGGACCGCATCACCGGCCGCGCCGCGGCGTTCCTGGTGGCCAGGCTGGGCCTCCGGGACCTGCGCACCGGGCTCCTCAGCCGCCGGGCCATCCCGGTGCTGGAGGCGCACGGCATCACCTACCAATGCCGCGAGCTGGTCGACAAGGTGGCCTGCGCCACCGAGGACCTGCTCGCGGATGTCCGGGATCCGGAGGCGGCCTGGGCCGTCCTCCAGGAGCGCCGGGCCAGGGCCCTCGCCAAGGAGGCACCATGA
- a CDS encoding HIT family protein, translating to MRPCPFCGPDTKRVIASNGLAYAMRDAFPVTEFHALVIPHRHVADFFGLTPEEREACNELVLGLREAILAEDPTVEGFNIGVNAGHVAGQTIFHSHIHLIPRRAGDVENPRGGVRMVIPCKGNHMREICPFEAKD from the coding sequence ATGCGCCCCTGCCCCTTCTGCGGTCCCGACACCAAGCGCGTGATCGCCAGCAACGGCCTCGCCTATGCCATGCGGGACGCGTTCCCGGTCACGGAATTCCACGCGCTGGTCATTCCCCACCGCCACGTGGCGGACTTCTTCGGCCTCACGCCGGAGGAGCGGGAGGCCTGCAACGAACTGGTGCTGGGGCTGCGCGAGGCCATCCTGGCCGAGGATCCCACGGTTGAGGGATTCAACATCGGGGTGAACGCGGGGCACGTGGCGGGACAGACGATCTTCCACAGCCACATCCACCTGATCCCGAGGCGCGCCGGGGACGTGGAGAACCCGCGGGGCGGGGTGCGGATGGTGATCCCGTGCAAGGGAAACCACATGCGGGAAATCTGCCCGTTCGAAGCGAAAGACTAG
- the glpX gene encoding class II fructose-bisphosphatase, protein MAFVPSPIPDGSPYDRERILEFEFVRATENAALQAIRWSGRGEKEKADAVACAAIAGVLDQLDIQGEVVIGEGIKDQAPGIFVGEKLGTWRPGAPRFDIALDPIDGTTNIAKGLPNSISVIAAAQVADGATHALRNLPSFYSHKIAYGPAVKAALDLHPRPSFLDQPLSEVLGFVAEALGKRVSELVVVTMDRPRHDDIIHQVRKAGSALRLISDGDITAAVAPSLPLSGVDLYIGMGGSPEGVLAAAALKCLGGDIQLRMWFDPARHPEHLAEVSAQVPAAELRRVFHVRDLVVGDSALFCATGITDSSLLPGVKLIGHQAETHSILMRARSGTVRHIQAIHQLDRKGTPMREDFLKGLGIHGH, encoded by the coding sequence ATGGCATTTGTCCCTTCTCCCATCCCCGACGGAAGCCCCTACGATCGCGAGCGGATCCTCGAGTTCGAGTTCGTGCGGGCTACGGAAAACGCGGCCCTGCAGGCCATCCGCTGGTCGGGGCGGGGCGAGAAGGAGAAGGCGGACGCGGTGGCGTGCGCCGCCATCGCAGGGGTCTTGGACCAGCTGGACATCCAGGGCGAGGTGGTCATCGGGGAGGGGATCAAGGATCAGGCCCCGGGCATCTTCGTGGGCGAAAAGCTGGGCACCTGGCGGCCCGGCGCCCCCCGCTTCGACATCGCCCTGGACCCCATCGACGGCACGACCAACATCGCCAAGGGGCTGCCCAACAGCATCTCGGTGATCGCGGCGGCCCAGGTGGCCGACGGGGCGACGCACGCCCTGCGCAACCTACCCAGCTTCTACAGCCACAAGATCGCCTACGGCCCGGCCGTGAAGGCGGCCCTGGACCTGCACCCGCGCCCCTCCTTCCTGGACCAGCCCTTGAGCGAGGTGCTGGGCTTCGTGGCCGAGGCCCTGGGCAAGCGGGTGAGCGAACTGGTGGTGGTCACCATGGACCGCCCCCGGCATGACGACATCATCCACCAGGTGCGGAAGGCCGGCTCGGCCCTGCGGCTCATCTCCGACGGCGACATCACCGCGGCGGTGGCGCCTTCGCTGCCCCTGTCGGGCGTGGACCTCTACATCGGGATGGGCGGCTCGCCGGAGGGCGTCCTGGCCGCGGCGGCCCTCAAGTGCCTGGGCGGAGACATCCAGCTGCGCATGTGGTTCGACCCTGCCCGCCACCCCGAGCACCTGGCCGAGGTGAGCGCCCAGGTGCCCGCGGCCGAGCTGCGGCGCGTCTTCCACGTACGGGACCTGGTGGTGGGCGACAGCGCCCTGTTCTGCGCCACCGGGATCACGGACAGCTCCCTGCTGCCCGGCGTCAAGCTCATCGGCCACCAGGCCGAGACCCACTCGATCCTCATGCGGGCCCGAAGCGGCACCGTGCGCCACATCCAGGCCATCCACCAGCTGGACCGCAAGGGCACGCCCATGCGGGAGGATTTCCTGAAGGGGCTGGGGATCCATGGCCATTGA
- a CDS encoding isochorismatase family protein, whose protein sequence is MALLDANRSILVVIDLQGKLVHMVHRPDMVLEATRRLLRLADLFQVPVVMTEQYPQGIGPTEASIQAAFDGLSTPTYYMEKTSFGCCGDPGFEKLLQAARPDVEPRKRQIVVAGIEAQVCVSQTVLELLASGQEVHLCWDAVSGRGEDYRKHAIERMAAAGAVLTNHESVAFEWCRDKVHPQFKAMSAIMKEGQP, encoded by the coding sequence ATGGCCCTTCTCGACGCAAACCGGAGCATCCTGGTCGTCATCGACCTGCAGGGCAAGCTGGTCCATATGGTCCACCGCCCGGACATGGTCCTGGAGGCCACCCGGAGGCTCCTGCGCCTGGCGGACCTGTTCCAGGTTCCGGTGGTGATGACCGAGCAGTATCCCCAGGGGATCGGCCCCACCGAGGCGAGCATCCAGGCCGCATTCGACGGCCTGTCCACGCCCACGTACTATATGGAGAAGACCTCCTTCGGCTGCTGCGGGGATCCCGGTTTCGAGAAGCTGCTCCAGGCCGCGAGGCCCGACGTGGAGCCCCGGAAGCGCCAGATCGTCGTGGCGGGCATCGAGGCCCAGGTGTGCGTCAGCCAGACGGTCCTGGAGCTCCTGGCCTCCGGCCAGGAGGTGCACCTCTGCTGGGATGCGGTGAGCGGACGGGGGGAGGACTACCGGAAGCACGCCATCGAGCGCATGGCCGCGGCGGGCGCCGTGCTCACCAACCACGAATCCGTGGCCTTCGAGTGGTGCCGGGACAAGGTCCACCCCCAGTTCAAGGCCATGTCCGCGATCATGAAGGAAGGGCAGCCCTGA
- a CDS encoding TetR/AcrR family transcriptional regulator, whose amino-acid sequence MSQGEKSERSQVAILEAALRLFSKQGYRGTSIREIAAEAGLSTGNVYHHFPDKETLFTTLLGEYWEAIESPEFPFNKALAAGAFPFDLEALAQAAEESVRTWRRHVILIYVDVVEFEGNHIRKFYTEMAGRFETFLNKRFPDGSLKDELGDGFQPITASMLASRVFLQYFAVEILFGIPNQFGLDSATAMKEVSAILRHGMLHASAERNLEAEAR is encoded by the coding sequence GTGTCGCAAGGGGAGAAATCGGAACGCAGCCAGGTGGCCATCCTGGAGGCGGCCTTGCGGCTGTTCTCGAAGCAGGGCTACCGCGGCACGAGCATCCGCGAGATCGCCGCCGAGGCCGGCCTTTCCACCGGCAACGTCTACCACCACTTCCCGGACAAGGAGACGCTGTTCACCACCCTGCTGGGCGAATACTGGGAGGCCATCGAGAGCCCCGAGTTCCCCTTCAACAAGGCCCTGGCGGCGGGGGCCTTCCCCTTCGACCTGGAGGCCCTGGCCCAGGCGGCGGAGGAGAGCGTCCGGACCTGGCGGCGCCACGTGATCCTCATCTATGTGGACGTGGTGGAATTCGAAGGGAACCACATCCGGAAGTTCTACACGGAGATGGCGGGCCGCTTCGAGACGTTCCTGAACAAGCGGTTCCCGGACGGTTCCCTGAAGGACGAGTTGGGCGACGGGTTCCAGCCCATCACCGCCTCCATGCTGGCGAGCCGGGTGTTCCTCCAGTATTTCGCCGTGGAGATCCTTTTCGGCATCCCGAACCAGTTCGGCCTGGATTCCGCCACGGCCATGAAGGAAGTGTCCGCGATCCTCCGGCACGGCATGCTCCATGCGTCCGCCGAAAGGAATCTGGAGGCAGAAGCGCGCTGA
- a CDS encoding bifunctional 2-polyprenyl-6-hydroxyphenol methylase/3-demethylubiquinol 3-O-methyltransferase UbiG yields the protein MAIEDALEHPSCPICGATEARALLLAGDDWIPDGPAREQRFCVMRCARCRARYTSPRFSEATKHLAFEGAYPFYERARKAAGPPSPRETAAFLRRIELVTGVHPAPGRVLDLGMGDGLFLAAMRERGWDVEGVDIEPGVVAYARTHLGLPGCRVLDADREPFPPGPFDAVTLWGMFQLSYHPRELLEKIRPSLAPGGILAIGLSNIEGLGARLFGRHWRGLGLPRHLVHYTPGSLEALLVETGYRIQATAGETPDWIVDGSMNSACPLPGNLGRASRLAARSVLGWLGRGRLGDTFTVIAGGAGS from the coding sequence ATGGCCATTGAGGATGCCCTCGAGCATCCGTCCTGCCCCATCTGCGGGGCGACGGAGGCGCGGGCCCTCCTGCTGGCGGGGGACGACTGGATTCCGGACGGACCCGCCCGGGAGCAGCGGTTCTGCGTGATGCGCTGCGCCCGGTGCCGGGCCAGGTACACCAGCCCCCGGTTCTCCGAGGCCACCAAGCACCTGGCCTTCGAAGGGGCCTACCCCTTCTACGAGCGGGCCCGGAAGGCCGCGGGCCCGCCCTCCCCCCGGGAGACGGCCGCCTTCCTCCGCCGGATCGAGCTCGTCACCGGGGTCCATCCGGCGCCGGGACGCGTCCTGGACCTGGGGATGGGCGATGGCCTCTTCCTCGCGGCCATGCGGGAACGGGGCTGGGACGTGGAGGGCGTCGACATCGAGCCGGGAGTCGTGGCCTATGCGAGGACGCACCTTGGCCTCCCGGGCTGCAGGGTGCTGGACGCGGACCGGGAACCGTTCCCGCCGGGCCCCTTCGATGCCGTCACCCTCTGGGGGATGTTCCAGCTTTCCTACCACCCGCGGGAACTGCTTGAGAAGATCCGCCCTTCGCTGGCGCCCGGGGGCATCCTGGCCATCGGTCTCTCGAACATCGAAGGCCTTGGAGCCAGGCTCTTCGGGCGCCACTGGCGCGGCCTCGGCCTGCCCCGGCATCTGGTCCACTACACGCCGGGAAGCCTGGAAGCCCTTCTCGTCGAAACGGGCTACCGGATCCAGGCCACGGCCGGCGAGACGCCCGATTGGATCGTGGACGGATCCATGAATTCAGCATGCCCCCTCCCCGGCAACCTGGGCCGGGCCTCGCGCTTGGCGGCCCGGTCCGTCCTGGGCTGGCTGGGGCGGGGCCGGCTGGGGGATACCTTCACCGTCATAGCTGGTGGCGCCGGATCCTGA
- a CDS encoding L-lactate permease, whose product MLTGALVASLPLLVLLIGIPLMMKPAAKVAPIALLVTILGAILGFGLPAKVVLLSALQGGITGIFPIMYIPFGALVIYNVLKVTGWMDKMQGAMANLTIDRRAQALLIAFGFGAFLEGICGFGAPVAIPAMILVGLGYNPMMAAMVCLVANTGPVPFGSLAIPTVTLAKTTGQDLMSLSMMTGRLMAPLAFIMAFATVYAMSKGKGMRGILPTIFVTGISFAVTEFLVSNFVSAELTSVLAALVCLTATAVFLKFKAKEEPWLFEGEKASETVVREFHPKELFLSWLPYLLLAVFIILVNLAKTKPLFAGTAPGWHALLIKFQIYNPNKMYAFSWLQTPGTVMLIAGMVAFPFMGVKYSVVGSQFGRTFKQMIPSFIAVACILAISEVMNVSLPIVDPKTKLAVWGTLGVKQISMVATLSQSIVHVVSRSIYPLLSPLFGMIGVFLTGSNTSANALFGNLQVLTAKAMGLSDILMAAAGSAGASAGKMISPQSIVIAATAVGLSGKEGQIMRQTIKYTIPYVILLGLMVWGFAFLFPGLVPLGR is encoded by the coding sequence ATGTTGACCGGGGCTCTAGTGGCTTCCCTGCCGCTTCTCGTTCTGCTCATCGGCATCCCGCTGATGATGAAACCCGCGGCCAAGGTGGCTCCCATCGCACTGCTGGTGACCATTCTCGGGGCCATCCTCGGCTTCGGTCTGCCCGCGAAGGTGGTGCTCCTTTCGGCCCTGCAGGGCGGGATCACGGGCATCTTCCCCATCATGTACATCCCCTTCGGCGCCCTGGTCATCTACAACGTCCTCAAGGTCACCGGCTGGATGGACAAGATGCAGGGGGCCATGGCCAACCTGACCATCGACCGCCGCGCCCAGGCCCTCCTCATCGCCTTCGGCTTCGGCGCCTTCCTGGAAGGCATCTGCGGCTTCGGCGCCCCCGTCGCCATTCCCGCCATGATCCTCGTCGGCCTGGGCTACAACCCCATGATGGCCGCCATGGTCTGCCTGGTGGCCAACACCGGTCCCGTGCCCTTCGGGTCCCTGGCCATCCCCACGGTCACCCTGGCCAAGACCACCGGCCAGGACCTCATGAGCCTCTCGATGATGACCGGCCGCCTCATGGCGCCCCTGGCCTTCATCATGGCCTTCGCCACCGTCTACGCCATGAGCAAGGGCAAGGGCATGCGGGGCATCCTCCCCACCATCTTCGTCACGGGCATCAGCTTCGCCGTCACCGAGTTCCTGGTGTCGAACTTCGTCAGCGCCGAACTGACCTCGGTCCTGGCCGCCCTGGTGTGCCTCACGGCCACGGCCGTCTTCCTGAAGTTCAAGGCCAAGGAGGAGCCCTGGCTCTTCGAGGGCGAGAAGGCCTCCGAGACCGTGGTTCGCGAGTTCCATCCCAAGGAGCTGTTCCTGTCCTGGCTGCCCTACCTGCTCCTGGCCGTCTTCATCATCCTGGTGAACCTGGCCAAGACCAAGCCCCTGTTCGCGGGCACCGCCCCCGGCTGGCACGCCCTCCTCATCAAGTTCCAGATCTACAACCCCAACAAGATGTACGCCTTCTCCTGGCTGCAGACCCCCGGCACCGTCATGCTCATCGCCGGCATGGTGGCCTTCCCCTTCATGGGCGTGAAGTACAGCGTCGTAGGCTCCCAGTTCGGCAGGACGTTCAAGCAGATGATCCCCTCCTTCATCGCGGTGGCCTGCATCCTGGCGATCTCTGAAGTGATGAACGTCTCCCTGCCCATCGTCGACCCCAAGACCAAGCTGGCCGTGTGGGGCACGCTGGGCGTCAAGCAGATCTCCATGGTCGCCACCCTGAGCCAGAGCATCGTCCACGTGGTGAGCCGCTCCATCTATCCCCTCCTGAGCCCCCTGTTCGGGATGATCGGCGTGTTCCTCACCGGCTCCAACACGTCGGCCAACGCCCTGTTCGGCAACCTCCAGGTGCTCACCGCCAAGGCCATGGGCCTGTCCGACATCCTCATGGCGGCCGCCGGCAGCGCCGGCGCCTCCGCGGGCAAGATGATCAGCCCCCAGAGCATCGTCATCGCCGCCACCGCCGTGGGCCTCTCCGGCAAGGAAGGCCAGATCATGCGCCAGACCATCAAGTACACGATCCCCTACGTGATCCTCCTGGGTCTCATGGTGTGGGGCTTCGCGTTCCTGTTCCCGGGCCTGGTCCCCCTGGGGAGGTAG
- a CDS encoding FUSC family protein, whose product MALSRLLGRVAARELVDPSATRALRATVAFMLPLVLASLGLITGTQAVLASFAGHAVGGLDVKGAYSLRLFLLVGLSLVFAGAAWLGVGAGRSVLMAVLATGLIALGAGAWRHGLGEYGPSVASTAALLFFLGLISREGATPPAAAAATLAGCGFSIVVHAAFWPFLAQHPLRRTVAAVWLALANLAEALPAVEAADAPARHARVAACENDLRAALDLSKEALKGANAKSSRPLVRELEALNQAAAQLANYLMALNPSIERLMEPPGPGALAASFRSFLASAVNSTRSLALAVVSHQAGHLARFEVRLRRLGGLVRVLQSRVAAKVQDSPERAHLSDVLGKLQEHLPTLRATLRASMERVRERGPISFELFDLRAWSLRPLASALNFSLQVDPALVRFTFRLAVIMMAGTWVWRAWHLPHGFWIPLCVMVVLQPDYGATRVRATQRVVGTIAGGLAGSALLWLHLPLWLLLAATAAVCWAFTWYVKRNYAVAVFYITLLVVLQFEAAGPVTLALTLQRLAFTMAGCLLAMLAALSFWPVWERDRFPPLLADALRANALFLERLCLGLGGDPDLTPALVLKAKRKAQRANSLVFSSLNRMAGDPDVMREGIERNAALANHNLRITRWLSVAAVHFRAGGPPIPGLEPLARAAGEALEAMAAVAEGADPAALAGPREALEAAELPGLSDPRTAYVTSQLDLAGTELNAMLIEF is encoded by the coding sequence ATGGCCCTTTCACGACTGCTCGGACGCGTTGCCGCCCGGGAACTGGTTGACCCCTCCGCCACCCGCGCCCTCCGGGCCACGGTGGCGTTCATGCTGCCGCTCGTCCTGGCCTCCCTGGGGCTGATCACGGGCACCCAGGCCGTGCTGGCCTCCTTCGCCGGCCATGCCGTGGGGGGGCTGGACGTGAAGGGCGCCTATTCCCTGCGCCTCTTCCTCCTGGTGGGCCTCAGCCTGGTGTTCGCGGGCGCGGCCTGGCTGGGGGTGGGGGCGGGGCGCAGCGTGCTGATGGCGGTGCTGGCCACGGGGCTCATCGCCCTGGGGGCGGGGGCCTGGCGGCACGGCCTGGGCGAGTACGGGCCCTCGGTGGCCTCCACGGCGGCCCTGCTCTTCTTCCTGGGACTCATCTCCCGGGAGGGGGCCACGCCCCCTGCGGCCGCGGCGGCCACCCTGGCCGGGTGCGGCTTCAGCATCGTGGTGCACGCCGCCTTCTGGCCCTTCCTGGCCCAGCATCCCCTCCGGCGCACGGTGGCGGCGGTCTGGCTCGCCCTGGCGAACCTGGCCGAGGCCCTGCCCGCGGTGGAGGCGGCCGACGCTCCCGCCCGGCATGCCCGGGTGGCGGCCTGCGAAAACGACCTGCGCGCGGCCCTGGACCTTTCGAAGGAGGCCCTCAAGGGCGCCAACGCCAAGAGCAGCCGTCCCCTGGTGCGGGAGCTGGAGGCCCTGAACCAGGCCGCGGCCCAGCTGGCCAACTACCTCATGGCCCTCAACCCCAGCATCGAACGCCTCATGGAGCCCCCGGGCCCCGGGGCCCTGGCGGCCTCCTTCCGGTCCTTCCTGGCCTCCGCCGTGAACTCGACCCGGTCCCTGGCCCTGGCCGTGGTGTCCCACCAGGCCGGCCATCTTGCCCGGTTCGAGGTGCGGCTGCGGCGGCTGGGGGGCCTGGTGAGGGTGCTCCAGTCCCGGGTGGCCGCCAAGGTGCAGGACTCCCCGGAGCGGGCCCACCTCTCGGACGTCCTGGGCAAGCTCCAGGAGCACCTGCCCACCCTGCGCGCCACCCTGCGGGCCTCCATGGAGCGCGTGCGGGAGCGGGGGCCCATCTCCTTCGAGCTGTTCGATCTGCGCGCCTGGAGCCTGCGCCCCCTGGCCTCGGCCCTGAACTTCAGCCTCCAGGTGGACCCGGCCCTGGTGCGGTTCACCTTCCGCCTGGCGGTCATCATGATGGCCGGCACCTGGGTCTGGCGCGCCTGGCACCTGCCCCACGGATTCTGGATTCCGCTGTGCGTCATGGTGGTGCTCCAGCCGGACTACGGCGCCACCCGGGTCCGGGCCACCCAGCGCGTGGTGGGCACCATCGCGGGCGGACTGGCGGGCAGCGCGCTGCTCTGGCTGCACCTGCCCCTTTGGCTCCTCCTGGCGGCCACCGCCGCGGTGTGCTGGGCCTTCACCTGGTACGTGAAGCGCAACTACGCCGTGGCCGTGTTCTACATCACGCTCCTGGTCGTGCTCCAGTTCGAGGCGGCCGGGCCGGTGACCCTGGCCCTCACGCTTCAGCGCCTGGCCTTCACCATGGCAGGCTGCCTGCTGGCCATGCTGGCCGCGCTGAGCTTCTGGCCGGTGTGGGAGCGGGATCGTTTCCCCCCCCTCCTGGCCGACGCCCTCCGGGCCAACGCCCTTTTCCTCGAACGCCTCTGCCTGGGGCTGGGGGGGGACCCGGACCTGACGCCCGCGCTGGTGCTCAAGGCCAAGCGCAAGGCACAGCGGGCGAACAGTCTCGTCTTCTCCTCCCTGAACCGCATGGCTGGCGACCCGGACGTGATGCGGGAGGGCATCGAGCGCAACGCGGCCCTGGCCAACCACAACCTGCGGATCACCCGGTGGCTCAGCGTGGCGGCGGTGCATTTCCGGGCCGGCGGCCCGCCGATACCCGGCCTGGAGCCCCTGGCCCGGGCGGCAGGGGAAGCCCTGGAGGCCATGGCCGCCGTTGCCGAGGGGGCGGACCCCGCGGCCCTGGCCGGTCCGCGGGAAGCCCTGGAGGCGGCGGAACTGCCCGGCCTGTCGGACCCCCGAACGGCCTACGTCACGTCCCAGCTGGATCTGGCGGGGACGGAGTTGAACGCCATGCTTATCGAGTTCTAG